In one Lachnospiraceae bacterium GAM79 genomic region, the following are encoded:
- a CDS encoding polysaccharide deacetylase family protein, translating into MAKSKTRKNGNVATPGDCQMQNEGNRTADGSGGQNGSPDGRKGGNDNGSVEDRTEAATEDMTLLRDYDAVSNKKFSWYIVRDKNHGISDCDHSFSIEQYDAYYVDQDAGDDKVIYLTFDCGYENGYTEQMLDTLKKHNAKACFFVTQTYIRDNVELVKRMKEEGHQVGNHTVTHPSMPGISVEKQKEELQTCADYMKEATGYRMDPYFRPPSGEYSERVLQLAKDMGYKTIFWSMAYLDYDVNNQPGKDYVIEHFDKYYHNGAIPLMHNVSESNAQALDTVLSNLTELGYRFVSLDEMFEK; encoded by the coding sequence ATGGCGAAGAGCAAAACGAGGAAAAACGGAAATGTGGCAACACCGGGAGACTGTCAGATGCAGAATGAGGGAAATCGGACGGCTGATGGTTCCGGTGGACAAAATGGCAGTCCGGACGGACGAAAAGGGGGAAATGATAATGGAAGTGTAGAAGACCGGACAGAAGCGGCGACGGAGGATATGACGCTGCTTCGTGATTATGATGCAGTCAGTAATAAGAAGTTTTCATGGTACATTGTACGGGATAAAAATCATGGGATCAGTGACTGCGATCACAGTTTTTCGATCGAACAGTATGATGCATATTATGTGGATCAGGATGCCGGAGATGACAAGGTTATATATCTGACCTTTGACTGCGGTTATGAGAACGGATATACAGAACAGATGCTGGACACGTTAAAGAAGCATAATGCAAAAGCTTGTTTTTTCGTCACACAGACGTATATCAGGGATAATGTGGAGCTGGTAAAAAGAATGAAAGAGGAGGGCCACCAGGTTGGCAACCATACAGTTACCCATCCTTCCATGCCCGGTATCAGTGTGGAAAAACAGAAGGAAGAATTGCAGACCTGTGCTGATTATATGAAAGAGGCCACGGGTTACCGGATGGATCCATATTTCAGACCGCCGAGCGGTGAGTACAGTGAAAGGGTGCTCCAACTGGCAAAGGATATGGGGTATAAGACCATTTTCTGGAGCATGGCATATTTGGATTATGATGTAAATAATCAGCCGGGGAAAGATTATGTGATCGAGCATTTTGATAAATATTATCATAATGGCGCAATTCCGCTCATGCATAATGTGTCGGAGTCAAATGCGCAGGCGTTAGATACGGTGTTGTCAAATTTAACAGAACTTGGTTACAGATTTGTATCACTTGATGAAATGTTCGAAAAATAG